CCGGCTGCTCGGCCTGGTAGCCGGGCATGAGGGGTTCGTGGTGGAGCAGCTGCAGTTCCAGCGGGTGCGGCCCACCCTCGAGCGTCAGTCGGTAGGTCCTCAGCCCGCGGTAGTCGAACGACTGCTCCAGGCGGAAGTCGTAGACGATGGGGTCGGTGCCCAGGTCGTGGCTGCCCGGGTTGTCGCAGCCGGTGGCGTCGAGGCGGTGAGCGGTGGGTTGCAGCACGAGCCGGCTGCCCTCCACCCGCAGCGTGCCGGTCGACTGCTCGTAGTAGCTCATGCCGCGAGCGCAGTTGGACTGGATCCCGGACGAGTAGTAGGCCATGTAGTAGCCGCCGCCCGGGTCGATGACGAGCTTGACGCTGAAGCCGCTGGTGGCGGTGAACGAGTAGCCGGTGGTCAGGTTGCGGTAGTCGCCTGCGCTGGCGCGGGTCTGCTGCCAGATGCCCGGCAGGTCGCCGAGGGCCCCCCCGGCGGCCGCGGGCGCGCCGGGCTGCACCGCCGGCGCGGCGGGCTGCACCGCCGGCGCGCCGGGCTGCACGGAGGGCGCGGCCGCCCCGGCCAACCTGAACTCAAGGCCGTCGGCGGGCGGCGCGAGGACCAGCGGCTCCCCATCGGCTCCCAGCATGACCTCGATCTCGTTCTCCTCGGCGTCGCCGTTGCCGTTCAGGTCGCGCCACGCTATGAGGAGGTACCGGCCCGCGGCCAACCCGTCCACCGCGAACGGCCGCGCACCCGCCGGCCCCGACGTCTCCGCGAAGCCGCTGAGCGCCTCGTCGCAACCGTCGGTGATGCTCACGTGGCAGGCGATGACCACGTACGGCTCGGCGCCGCCCGTCACCAGGGTGCCGCGGATGCTTCCCTGCGCCGCGGCGAGGGTGAACGTGAAGAGCGAGGCGAACAGCATGGGCAGGATACGCACGGTGACCTCCCGGTTGAACGTTCAGGTTAACTGCCCGAATCGTGCCAGACGCCGCCCTCCTCGGGTGGGAAACACCACACTCGCTCCGTCACCGCGTGACGGCCCGCGGCGCCTCCACTGCCTCGGCGCCGGGCATTTCCTGCGCCGGGGCGTCCGCCGCCACCGCTCCCGCGTTGAAGCGCGGCAGGATGGAGAGCGACAGGAGCGTCAGGGCGCCGAGCGCCAGGCCCGCGCTGGCGAACCCGAAACGGAACGAGGTGGCGGCGACGACCAGGCCGCTCAGCGTCGGGGCGAACACCTCGACGGTGTGGTTGATGGAGAGCCGCAGGCTGAGCGCCACGCCGCGGTCGACGACGGGCACGTGCGACGCGACCGCCACGATGCTCAGCGGGAAGGCGATGCCGGTGCCGAAGCCGACGACCACGGCGAGCGCCGCGAACGCCCACACGCTGTGCGCGGCCGACAACATGCCGACCCCGAACGCCACCGCCAGCATGGAGACGACGAGGCTGTTGCCGGTGCCGCCAAGGGCGCGGGTGACGAGCGGCATGATCGGCCGGATGAGCACCGAGGTGAGCGAGCCGAGGCTGACGAGCGCACCGATCACCGTGGCCGACATGCCGAGCTGCTCGAGCATGACGGGCAGGAACGCCTCGCGCATCGTGATGGCGAGGAAGACGCCGGCGCTGGTGAGGACGGCCATCTGCAACCCCACGTTGCGCAGCGTGTCGAGGACGGCCCCGCGCCGCCGCGCCGCGCCGCGCGCGTGGCCCGGGGCAACCGCCGGCGCCCCGCGCGCCACCGCGAGGCCGAAGGCGGCGGCGCCGAGCAGCACGACGAAGACGGCGCCGTAACCCGCCCTGTACCCGGCAACGTCGATGATGACGCCCGCCAGGACGGGCCCCACCATCCGGCCGCCGGCGAGCCATGTCGAGTGGACGGCGAAGTTGCTCTCGTGCGACCGCCCGTTGCCCAGCGCGGCCACCAATGACTGCGACGCCAAGGTGAAGAAGATGTAGAAGAAGCCGAGGAGCAGGCGCGACGCGGCCAGCGCCGCCACGCCCGGGAACGCCACGACGCCGAGGGGGGCGAACGTCAGGCCGACGAGCCCGAGGAGGAACCAACGCGGCGCCCCGACGGCGTCGACCCAGCGGCCCGCCGGCAACGCCAGCACCACGGGGAAGATACCGGGCAGCGCCATGAGCACGCCCAACCATTGCGCCCCGACGCCGAGGCTGACGGCGTACAGGGGCAGCATCACGGCCATCATGCTCGAGGCCATGGTCATGAGGCCCGAGGCCAGGCACTGGTTGAGGAAGTTGCGGGCGACGGGCACTGACGCTGCTCTCGGAGGCGCGCAGAACCGGCCGCGCCTGGCGGTGGCCCACAGGGTACCCCCACGGGC
The Trueperaceae bacterium genome window above contains:
- a CDS encoding MFS transporter, giving the protein MPVARNFLNQCLASGLMTMASSMMAVMLPLYAVSLGVGAQWLGVLMALPGIFPVVLALPAGRWVDAVGAPRWFLLGLVGLTFAPLGVVAFPGVAALAASRLLLGFFYIFFTLASQSLVAALGNGRSHESNFAVHSTWLAGGRMVGPVLAGVIIDVAGYRAGYGAVFVVLLGAAAFGLAVARGAPAVAPGHARGAARRRGAVLDTLRNVGLQMAVLTSAGVFLAITMREAFLPVMLEQLGMSATVIGALVSLGSLTSVLIRPIMPLVTRALGGTGNSLVVSMLAVAFGVGMLSAAHSVWAFAALAVVVGFGTGIAFPLSIVAVASHVPVVDRGVALSLRLSINHTVEVFAPTLSGLVVAATSFRFGFASAGLALGALTLLSLSILPRFNAGAVAADAPAQEMPGAEAVEAPRAVTR